The Vicia villosa cultivar HV-30 ecotype Madison, WI linkage group LG1, Vvil1.0, whole genome shotgun sequence genome includes a region encoding these proteins:
- the LOC131594477 gene encoding uncharacterized protein LOC131594477: MTWYRNLPPNSIHFWPELKKLFSNHFTISRRQPKSEATLKAIIQGANEPLREYLDRFNKEALQVQTTDQMKRYLLERGLLPESDFKKAIGIEKVYTMDALLLKAQAYIAYEEGEAAAKKSSRSHKATRSSSQDYSLPRRGNEKKKEDRPRDTKDQRGPGGHFTDYTSLNASRERILTECKSTKFKNSNVRPPKPNPTRLGTDKSKYCKYHKSHGHLTEECIHLKDAIETLRKEGHLSKYTKKGEISRQEN; the protein is encoded by the coding sequence ATGACTTGGTACAGAAACCTCCCTCCAAACTCCATCCACTTCTGGCCAGAGCTTAAAAAACTCTTCTCCAACCACTTCACAATCTCTCGCCGACAACCGAAGTCGGAGGCCACCCTCAAGGCCATAATCCAAGGAGCCAACGAGCCTCTCCGAGAGTACCTCGAtaggttcaacaaagaggcccTCCAGGTGCAGACAACGGATCAGATGAAGAGATACCTTCTCGAACGAGGACTCCTCCCCGAAAGCGATTTCAAAAAGGCCATCGGAATCGAAAAAGTATACACCATGGACGCCCTCCTCCTCAAAGCCCAAGCCTACATTGCCTACGAGGAAGGCGAAGCAGCTGCGAAAAAGAGCTCGAGAAGCCACAAAGCTACCCGCAGCTCGAGTCAAGACTATTCCCTTCCCCGCCGAGGCAacgaaaagaaaaaggaagacaGGCCCCGCGACACAAAGGACCAAAGGGGACCAGGTGGTCATTTCACCGATTACACCTCGTTGAACGCTTCACGCGAGCGCATTCTTACCGAGTGCAAGAGCACCAAATTCAAAAACTCCAATGTTCGGCCCCCGAAACCAAATCCCACCAGGCTGGGGACTGACAAGTCCAAATATTGCAAGTACCACAAGAGCCACGGGCATCTGACCGAAGAATGTATCCACCTCAAAGATGCCATCGAGACCTTGAGAAAAGAAGGCCACCTCTCTAAATACACAAAGAAGGGAGAGATCTCCCGACAGGAAAACTAA